GCGTTGCTCGGGATTCAGTGGCAGCTCCGGCTGGGCCAGCCAGTGTTCATGGCGCGGGTCGGGGGCGTGCTTGCGAATTTCCACCTGCACCAGGCCTTTGGCGAGCAACAGGTCGAGGCTGTCCTTGCTCAGCATCAGCTTGCTCAACAGCTGATGGGCCACGCCGTGGGGATGCTGCGCCAGGGTGGCCAGGGCTTCACGCTGGCGCGGAGCGCGGGCGATGCGCGGGTCGTCCAGGCGCGCGCCGGGCACCATCGACCAGAAGCGCTCCTGGCGCGCTTCGGCCAGTTCGCCCTGGCGCAGCAGCACCGGCAGCGCCCAACTCAACGTGTCGCCCAGGCTGTGCTGGTAATACTGCGCGGTCCACAGGCACAGCTTGAACAGCGCGGGCGGCAGCGGCGCAGTGGCGTCGAGGATGGCGATGGCCGGCTTGAGCTTTTCAGCGGGCACTTCGCTGTGGTCGGTGACTTCCACCAGGATGCCGATCATTTCCCTGCGCCCGAACGGCACGCGCACGCGCATGCCGGGTTCCAACTGCGCACGCGGCACACCGGCCGGCGCCCGGTAATCGAACAGACGGCGCAGGGGCGAGGGCAGGGCTAGGCGCAAAATGGCGTCGGGCACGCGGGGGTCTCATTCAGGCAGGTGGTGGCGCAGGGGCGCGAGCCTAGCAGACAGGGGAGGGCTTGGGTATGCCATGGTTTTCTGATGAAAGGCGGTTTCCAGTCGGATGTGCGGCTTGCGTGATTGAAAAGGTCTGTTAGAATTCGCGGCCTAATTACGTGCGGTATTCGACAATAGTGTCGAGTGGCGGCACGCTAGCCCGAGGAAGTGCCATGAAAGCCGATATCCATCCAGCGTACGAAACCATCGAAGTCACCTGCAGCTGCGGTAACAAGTTCGAAACCCGTTCGAACCTGTGCAAGCCACTGGGTACTGACGTATGCAACGAGTGCCACCCGTTCTACACCGGTAAGCAGAAAACTCTGGACACCGGCGGCCGTGTACAGCGCTTCGCAGATCGCTTTGGTGCTTTCGGCAAGAAGCCTGCTGCTACTCCAGCAGAGTAAGGCTCAAAAGCCTTATGGGCTTTTGCCAGCTGTTGAAAAAGGCGTCCCTTGCGGGCGCCTTTTTTGTGCCTGCGATTTGGTTTTCCGCCGCCCAGGCCCGGGTGTTCTGCCCCGCGCCAGCTTCAGTGGCGCCCGTGCACGTGCAGCGCGTGGTGGATGGCGACACCGTGCGCCTCAAGGACGGCCGCAGCGTTCGGATGATCGGTATCAACGCGCCGGAGACTGGTAAAAAGGGCCGCTCCGACGAGCCGTTTGCGGTCGCCGCGCGCCAGCGTCTGCAGGCTTTGGTCGACGCCAGTGACGGGCGTCTCGGGCTGGTGCCGGGGCGCGAGCGTAAAGATCGCTACGGCAGAACCCTGGCCCACCTGTATGGCGCCGACG
This genomic stretch from Pseudomonas orientalis harbors:
- the rpmE gene encoding 50S ribosomal protein L31, with translation MKADIHPAYETIEVTCSCGNKFETRSNLCKPLGTDVCNECHPFYTGKQKTLDTGGRVQRFADRFGAFGKKPAATPAE